DNA sequence from the Deltaproteobacteria bacterium GWA2_45_12 genome:
CCTACGGTTTTCAAACTTTCCCTTCCGAAGGTCCGCGGCAAGCCGCGGGGAATAAATTTAAATTTTTTCAAACTTTAGAAGGGATGGATGTTTCTAAGGGGCATCTTTTTGGGAAAAAGGGACTTGAAAAATCTGTTCGTCTTCAAGACAAAAAGCGGTGAGTTTGGTTCCCCATACACAACCTGAATCAACACATACAACATTATGCCCTTTATAAAATCCGATTGAGCCCCAGTGGCCGAAATAAAGGGTAACATCCGTATTTTTGCGGTTTGGAAGTTCAAACCAAGCTTGATAACTGGCAGGAATGCCACCCCGCGCCCCCTTGTATTTAAAATCCATCTGCCCTTGAGGGGTACAAATACGCAAGCGTGTCAGAACATCCATGATCACTTTGGATCGCATGGGATTTTTTAATAATGGATTCCAGATTTCATTTTTTTGGGTGTACAGCGATGCTAAAAATTCCTTGATGTATGGACCGCGCAATTGGTTTTCTACTTCCTTGGCCAAGCCAAGTGCTTCTTCTACTGTCCATTGGGGAAGTAAGCCGGAATGGACGAGCATTCTTTTATTTTCAGCATAGAGAAGGGGCCGGTGGGCC
Encoded proteins:
- a CDS encoding bis(5'-nucleosyl)-tetraphosphatase (symmetrical); translated protein: MATYVIGDIQGCFYTFQALLKKISFDPSKDKLWLTGDLVNRGGHSLKVLEWCYENNHLLVSVLGNHDAHLLAVAHGVRNKNDEDTFDDILSAPQGEKLLNWLAHRPLLYAENKRMLVHSGLLPQWTVEEALGLAKEVENQLRGPYIKEFLASLYTQKNEIWNPLLKNPMRSKVIMDVLTRLRICTPQGQMDFKYKGARGGIPASYQAWFELPNRKNTDVTLYFGHWGSIGFYKGHNVVCVDSGCVWGTKLTAFCLEDEQIFQVPFSQKDAP